A single region of the Eremothecium gossypii ATCC 10895 chromosome V, complete sequence genome encodes:
- the SEI1 gene encoding seipin (Syntenic homolog of Saccharomyces cerevisiae YLR404W (FLD1)), with translation MQINVLWPLQWVPWATYAAVILWVQVVVILPLATVLWQDFYSQLLPSESHFERQLRPVKAPASAAGSVNYMWSMELWRQTVSPQDVTSTPPSAGHEQLAVQSGIPYLLVIDLQLYCFDQEPIHVVTVEVAAHTEYFTVTCFPSVEHAMRSPWTAQPLATRIQHEFENRLQLPDILLSADTRMVNVTIQSTARLRFGHRSAYSLSMQVGGIRYAMLHWYRTCHILGTTLFVGVISAWFYISFSIAFMVIGFLRGAGAKNTKS, from the coding sequence ATGCAGATAAACGTGCTGTGGCCGCTGCAGTGGGTACCGTGGGCTACGTATGCAGCTGTGATACTGTGGGTGCAAGTGGTAGTGATTCTACCGCTTGCGACAGTACTGTGGCAGGACTTCTACAGCCAGTTGCTGCCCTCAGAGTCGCACTTCGAGCGTCAATTGCGGCCTGTTAAAGCCCCTGCATCAGCAGCTGGGTCTGTAAATTATATGTGGAGCATGGAGCTGTGGCGACAGACTGTGTCGCCCCAAGACGTCACGTCGACGCCGCCGAGCGCGGGccacgagcagctggcggtaCAGAGCGGCATACCGTACCTGCTGGTGATCGACCTGCAGCTATACTGTTTTGATCAAGAGCCCATCCACGTCGTGACTGTTGAGGTAGCGGCGCATACAGAGTACTTCACGGTGACCTGCTTCCCAAGCGTGGAGCATGCGATGCGGTCCCCCTGGACCGCTCAGCCACTTGCCACCCGCATCCAGCATGAGTTTGAGAATCGACTGCAGCTGCCAGACATATTGCTATCCGCCGACACCAGGATGGTGAACGTTACGATTCAATCCACCGCGCGGCTGCGCTTCGGGCACCGCAGCGCGTACTCTTTGAGTATGCAGGTGGGTGGCATACGATATGCAATGCTGCATTGGTATCGTACATGCCATATTCTAGGTACTACGCTTTTCGTTGGGGTCATTTCGGCGTGGTTCTACATCAGCTTCTCCATTGCATTTATGGTTATCGGCTTCCTAAGGGGCGCTGGTGCCAAGAACACTAAAAGTTGA